One genomic segment of Equus przewalskii isolate Varuska chromosome 13, EquPr2, whole genome shotgun sequence includes these proteins:
- the LOC103540006 gene encoding zinc finger protein 454 isoform X3, whose translation MLENYSTLVSLGLLGPEPDMLSQLGKGGVWMPEDASRCLCLDWITMPVGRKSTLKADIPEEGLDRWVIKERLTRDGHWKCDSLLERQHRGQEMKLQQAVLAHQKTLSVVSDQECDEPGKCCTVSSSFVQSQGLQSSKKAFECSECGKVFTKSSVLNKHQKTHTNKLNANQKTLIKEKRYECRECGKAFHQSTHLIHHQRIHTGEKPYECKECGKAFSVSSSLTYHQKIHTGEKPFECNLCGKAFIRNIHLAHHHRIHTGEKPFKCNICDKAFVCRAHLTKHQNIHSGEKPYKCNECGKAFNQSTSFLQHQRIHTGEKPFECNECGKAFRVNSSLTEHQRIHTGEKPYKCSECGKAFRDNSSFARHRKIHTGEKPYRCGLCEKAFRDQSALAQHQRIHTGEKPYTCNICEKAFSDHSALTQHKRIHTREKPYKCKICEKAFIRSTHLTQHQRIHTGEKPYKCNKCGKAFNQTANLIQHQRHHIGEK comes from the exons atgctggagaactacagCACCCTGGTCTCGCTGG gaCTCTTAGGACCTGAACCAGATATGCTTTCACAGCTGGGAAAAGGGGGAGTTTGGATGCCAGAGGACGCCTCGAGATGCCTCTGTCTTG ACTGGATCACTATGCCTGTAGGTAGGAAATCTACTCTCAAGGCAGATATTCCTGAAGAAGGATTGGATCGGTGGGTGATAAAGGAGAGACTCACTAGAGATGGTCACTGGAAATGTGACAGCCTATTGGAACGTCAGCATAGAGGCCAGGAGATGAAGTTGCAGCAAGCGGTACTCGCTCACCAGAAAACCTTGTCTGTGGTTAGTGACCAGGAATGTGATGAACCTGGGAAGTGCTGCACCGTGAGCTCATCTTTTGTTCAAAGTCAGGGATTACAGTCTAGCAAAAAAGCCTTTGAGTGTAGTGAGTGTGGAAAAGTTTTCACTAAGAGTTCAGTCCTTAATAAACATCAGAAAACTCATACTAATAAACTTAATGCAAATCAGAAAACTCTTATTAAAGAGAAACGATATGAATGTagagaatgtgggaaagcctttcaCCAGAGTACACACCTTATCCATCACCAAAGAATTCACACTGGTgagaaaccatatgaatgtaaggaatgtggaaagGCCTTCTCAGTGAGCTCCTCACTTACATATCACCAgaaaattcatactggagagaaacctttcGAATGCAACTTATGTGGAAAAGCTTTTATCCGAAATATCCACCTTGCCCACCATCACAGAAtacatactggagagaaaccttttAAATGCAACATATGTGACAAAGCCTTTGTGTGCAGGGCACATCTTACCAAACACCAGAATATTCATagtggagagaaaccctataaatgtaatgaatgtgggaaagccttcaatCAGAGTACCAGTTTTCTTcagcatcagagaattcacactggagagaagccctttgaatgtaatgaatgtggaaagGCCTTCAGGGTGAACTCTTCCCTTACtgaacatcagagaattcatactggagagaaaccttataagTGTAgcgaatgtgggaaagctttcaggGATAATTCATCGTTTGCTCGACATCGGaaaattcacactggagagaaaccatacAGATGTGGTTTGTGTGAGAAAGCCTTCAGGGACCAGTCAGCCCTAGCCcagcatcagagaattcacactggggaAAAGCCCTACACGTGTAACATATGTGAGAAAGCCTTCAGTGACCACTCAGCCCTCACTCAACACAAGAGAATTCACACTAGAGAAAAACCCTACAAATGTAAGATCTGTGAGAAAGCCTTTATCCGAAGCACACACCTTACTCAACATCAGAGgattcacacaggagagaaaccctataaatgtaataaatgtgggaaagctttcaaccAGACTGCCAACCTCATTCAGCATCAGAGACATCATATTGGAGAAAAGTGA
- the LOC103540006 gene encoding zinc finger protein 454 isoform X1 produces the protein MAVSRLPTMAQESVTFKDVAVLFTWDEWAQLSPAQRALHREVMLENYSTLVSLGLLGPEPDMLSQLGKGGVWMPEDASRCLCLDWITMPVGRKSTLKADIPEEGLDRWVIKERLTRDGHWKCDSLLERQHRGQEMKLQQAVLAHQKTLSVVSDQECDEPGKCCTVSSSFVQSQGLQSSKKAFECSECGKVFTKSSVLNKHQKTHTNKLNANQKTLIKEKRYECRECGKAFHQSTHLIHHQRIHTGEKPYECKECGKAFSVSSSLTYHQKIHTGEKPFECNLCGKAFIRNIHLAHHHRIHTGEKPFKCNICDKAFVCRAHLTKHQNIHSGEKPYKCNECGKAFNQSTSFLQHQRIHTGEKPFECNECGKAFRVNSSLTEHQRIHTGEKPYKCSECGKAFRDNSSFARHRKIHTGEKPYRCGLCEKAFRDQSALAQHQRIHTGEKPYTCNICEKAFSDHSALTQHKRIHTREKPYKCKICEKAFIRSTHLTQHQRIHTGEKPYKCNKCGKAFNQTANLIQHQRHHIGEK, from the exons GAATCGGTGACCTTCAAGGATGTGGCCGTGCTCTTCACCTGGGACGAGTGGGCGCAGCTGAGCCCTGCTCAGAGGGCCCTGCACAGggaggtgatgctggagaactacagCACCCTGGTCTCGCTGG gaCTCTTAGGACCTGAACCAGATATGCTTTCACAGCTGGGAAAAGGGGGAGTTTGGATGCCAGAGGACGCCTCGAGATGCCTCTGTCTTG ACTGGATCACTATGCCTGTAGGTAGGAAATCTACTCTCAAGGCAGATATTCCTGAAGAAGGATTGGATCGGTGGGTGATAAAGGAGAGACTCACTAGAGATGGTCACTGGAAATGTGACAGCCTATTGGAACGTCAGCATAGAGGCCAGGAGATGAAGTTGCAGCAAGCGGTACTCGCTCACCAGAAAACCTTGTCTGTGGTTAGTGACCAGGAATGTGATGAACCTGGGAAGTGCTGCACCGTGAGCTCATCTTTTGTTCAAAGTCAGGGATTACAGTCTAGCAAAAAAGCCTTTGAGTGTAGTGAGTGTGGAAAAGTTTTCACTAAGAGTTCAGTCCTTAATAAACATCAGAAAACTCATACTAATAAACTTAATGCAAATCAGAAAACTCTTATTAAAGAGAAACGATATGAATGTagagaatgtgggaaagcctttcaCCAGAGTACACACCTTATCCATCACCAAAGAATTCACACTGGTgagaaaccatatgaatgtaaggaatgtggaaagGCCTTCTCAGTGAGCTCCTCACTTACATATCACCAgaaaattcatactggagagaaacctttcGAATGCAACTTATGTGGAAAAGCTTTTATCCGAAATATCCACCTTGCCCACCATCACAGAAtacatactggagagaaaccttttAAATGCAACATATGTGACAAAGCCTTTGTGTGCAGGGCACATCTTACCAAACACCAGAATATTCATagtggagagaaaccctataaatgtaatgaatgtgggaaagccttcaatCAGAGTACCAGTTTTCTTcagcatcagagaattcacactggagagaagccctttgaatgtaatgaatgtggaaagGCCTTCAGGGTGAACTCTTCCCTTACtgaacatcagagaattcatactggagagaaaccttataagTGTAgcgaatgtgggaaagctttcaggGATAATTCATCGTTTGCTCGACATCGGaaaattcacactggagagaaaccatacAGATGTGGTTTGTGTGAGAAAGCCTTCAGGGACCAGTCAGCCCTAGCCcagcatcagagaattcacactggggaAAAGCCCTACACGTGTAACATATGTGAGAAAGCCTTCAGTGACCACTCAGCCCTCACTCAACACAAGAGAATTCACACTAGAGAAAAACCCTACAAATGTAAGATCTGTGAGAAAGCCTTTATCCGAAGCACACACCTTACTCAACATCAGAGgattcacacaggagagaaaccctataaatgtaataaatgtgggaaagctttcaaccAGACTGCCAACCTCATTCAGCATCAGAGACATCATATTGGAGAAAAGTGA